Proteins found in one Litorihabitans aurantiacus genomic segment:
- a CDS encoding ABC transporter ATP-binding protein, with protein MASDTSTPKHASPAGAGGDDGDLLVLDDVQAGYGRAAMVLRGLTIRVPASTVVCLVGPNGAGKSTVLKVASGLLKPASGKILVGGKDVTGQGPQQMLGSGLAHVLQGHSVFREMTVQENVMLGAYSLRDKAQIAERVAFVQNLFPIVGERWKQLAGLLSGGQQKQVEFARSLMVSPKVVLLDEPSMGLDPKTTTKVFEQVVRMRDAGVAVLLVEQNARRALETADIGCVLDLGRVHITGPAPELLADPQLSELYLGGRPGEVKADA; from the coding sequence TTGGCGTCTGACACCTCGACCCCGAAGCACGCCTCACCCGCCGGAGCCGGGGGTGACGACGGCGACCTGCTCGTCCTGGACGACGTGCAGGCCGGCTACGGCCGGGCCGCCATGGTGCTGCGCGGCCTCACCATCCGCGTGCCGGCCTCGACCGTGGTCTGCCTGGTCGGTCCCAACGGTGCCGGCAAGTCCACCGTCCTGAAGGTCGCGAGCGGCCTGCTCAAGCCCGCCTCGGGGAAGATCCTCGTGGGCGGCAAGGACGTCACCGGTCAGGGACCCCAGCAGATGCTGGGCTCGGGCCTGGCGCACGTGCTCCAGGGCCACAGCGTCTTCCGCGAGATGACGGTCCAGGAGAACGTCATGCTCGGTGCCTACAGCCTGCGCGACAAGGCGCAGATCGCCGAGCGGGTCGCGTTCGTGCAGAACCTGTTCCCGATCGTGGGCGAGCGCTGGAAGCAGCTGGCCGGTCTGCTCTCGGGCGGCCAGCAGAAGCAGGTCGAGTTCGCCCGCTCGCTCATGGTCAGCCCGAAGGTCGTGCTGCTGGACGAGCCCTCGATGGGTCTCGACCCGAAGACCACCACGAAGGTGTTCGAGCAGGTCGTGCGGATGCGCGACGCCGGCGTCGCCGTCCTCCTCGTCGAGCAGAACGCCCGGCGCGCCCTGGAGACGGCGGACATCGGCTGCGTGCTCGACCTCGGCCGGGTGCACATCACCGGCCCGGCGCCCGAGCTGCTCGCGGACCCGCAGCTGTCCGAGCTGTACCTGGGAGGACGACCGGGCGAGGTGAAGGCCGACGCCTGA
- the eda gene encoding bifunctional 4-hydroxy-2-oxoglutarate aldolase/2-dehydro-3-deoxy-phosphogluconate aldolase, which yields MDVLSQLSAATLVPVVVLQDAADADGLAGALVAGGLPVAEVTFRTAAAPDAIRAMADRGDILVGAGTVLTPEQVDVAVKAGAQYVVSPGTSRAVVERCQEHGVAVLPGAVTATEIQAALELGLRTVKFFPAGTSGGAPAIKALAAPFGDVRFVPTGGVGPANLGDYLALPSVVAVGGSWMVPAATVAAHEFDAITDLTRTAVDLARSLRPA from the coding sequence GTGGACGTCCTCTCCCAGCTCTCCGCCGCCACCCTCGTGCCGGTCGTCGTCCTGCAGGACGCCGCCGACGCCGACGGCCTCGCCGGCGCACTCGTCGCCGGTGGGCTGCCCGTCGCCGAGGTCACCTTCCGCACCGCCGCCGCCCCGGACGCGATCCGAGCGATGGCCGACCGCGGCGACATCCTCGTCGGCGCCGGAACCGTCCTCACCCCCGAGCAGGTCGACGTCGCCGTCAAGGCCGGCGCGCAGTACGTCGTCTCCCCCGGCACGAGCCGCGCCGTGGTCGAGCGCTGCCAGGAGCACGGCGTCGCCGTCCTGCCCGGTGCCGTCACCGCGACCGAGATCCAGGCCGCGCTCGAGCTCGGCCTGCGCACCGTGAAGTTCTTCCCGGCCGGCACGTCCGGCGGCGCCCCCGCCATCAAGGCGCTCGCGGCGCCCTTCGGCGACGTGCGCTTCGTGCCGACCGGCGGCGTCGGCCCCGCCAACCTCGGCGACTACCTCGCGCTGCCGAGCGTCGTCGCCGTCGGCGGGTCCTGGATGGTGCCCGCCGCGACCGTCGCCGCCCACGAGTTCGACGCGATCACCGACCTGACGCGCACCGCCGTCGACCTCGCCCGGTCGCTGCGCCCCGCCTGA
- a CDS encoding sugar kinase — translation MRPAADCRFDAVSLGEVMLRLDPGEGRIRTARSFRAWEGGGEYNVSRGLRRAFGLRGAIVTALADNEVGRLVEDLILTGGLDTEFVQWVPYDGIGRTVRNGLNFTERGFGVRGAVGVSDRGITAASQLRADDVDWDRLFGEYGVRWLHTGGIFAALSEVSAETVITAVQKAKEHGTIVSYDLNYRPSLWKSIGGQAKAQEVNRAIAPYIDVMIGNEEDFTASLGFEVEGADADLSHLETDSFKSMITTAADAFPNFKVIGTTMRTVRSATINDWGALAWSRETGVVEATHRPGLEILDRVGGGDSFASGLIYGLLDGQDLATAVEYGAAHGALAMTTPGDTTMVTKAEVLKLAGGGNARVDR, via the coding sequence ATCCGCCCCGCGGCCGACTGCCGCTTCGACGCCGTCTCGCTCGGCGAGGTCATGCTGCGCCTCGACCCGGGCGAGGGCCGCATCCGCACCGCCCGCAGCTTCCGCGCCTGGGAGGGCGGCGGCGAGTACAACGTCTCGCGCGGTCTGCGGCGCGCGTTCGGTCTGCGCGGCGCGATCGTCACCGCGCTCGCCGACAACGAGGTCGGTCGCCTCGTGGAGGACCTCATCCTCACCGGCGGCCTCGACACCGAGTTCGTGCAGTGGGTGCCCTACGACGGCATCGGGCGCACCGTGCGCAACGGCCTGAACTTCACCGAGCGCGGCTTCGGCGTGCGCGGCGCCGTCGGCGTCTCCGACCGCGGCATCACCGCGGCCTCGCAGCTGCGGGCCGACGACGTGGACTGGGACCGCCTGTTCGGCGAGTACGGCGTGCGCTGGCTGCACACCGGCGGCATCTTCGCCGCACTGTCGGAGGTCTCCGCCGAGACCGTCATCACCGCCGTCCAGAAGGCGAAGGAGCACGGCACGATCGTCTCCTACGACCTCAACTACCGCCCCTCGCTGTGGAAGTCGATCGGTGGCCAGGCGAAGGCGCAGGAGGTCAACCGCGCGATCGCCCCGTACATCGACGTGATGATCGGTAACGAGGAGGACTTCACCGCCTCGCTCGGGTTCGAGGTCGAGGGCGCGGACGCCGACCTCTCCCACCTCGAGACGGACTCGTTCAAGTCCATGATCACGACGGCGGCCGACGCGTTCCCGAACTTCAAGGTCATCGGCACCACGATGCGCACGGTGCGCTCCGCCACGATCAACGACTGGGGCGCGCTCGCCTGGTCGCGCGAGACCGGCGTCGTCGAGGCGACGCACCGGCCCGGCCTGGAGATCCTCGACCGCGTCGGCGGCGGCGACTCCTTCGCCTCCGGTCTCATCTACGGGCTCCTGGACGGTCAGGACCTGGCCACGGCGGTCGAGTACGGCGCCGCCCACGGCGCCCTGGCGATGACGACGCCGGGCGACACCACGATGGTCACGAAGGCCGAGGTGCTCAAGCTGGCCGGCGGCGGGAACGCGCGCGTCGACCGCTGA
- a CDS encoding tryptophan-rich sensory protein, with amino-acid sequence MSHATAADRVRQIALVVGGAGAIVAAGWGSGAFGGTEIQNASSGALAATATPLAPGTGAFSVWSVIYLALIATAVLHALPSRAASPHHRALGWWVLASMVLNAAWICAAQVGLLGLTVPIIAALVAVLAVCLVRLRRLPTAPRLDAVVLGGTVGIYLGWVCVATVANVTAVLSFSDLDLGFLPEAVWVGVVLAVAALVCGGVALRAGRRTVGVGAALTATWGLAWIAVGRLTDGPDNPTAVVGALAAAAVVAVAGVVALVRGDTGPTAARTA; translated from the coding sequence ATGAGTCACGCAACCGCAGCAGACAGGGTCCGGCAGATCGCGCTCGTCGTCGGGGGTGCCGGTGCGATCGTCGCGGCCGGATGGGGCTCCGGCGCCTTCGGCGGCACCGAGATCCAGAACGCCTCGAGCGGCGCGCTGGCCGCGACGGCGACGCCCCTGGCCCCGGGCACGGGCGCGTTCTCGGTCTGGAGCGTCATCTATCTCGCCCTGATCGCGACGGCGGTGCTGCACGCGCTGCCGTCGCGAGCGGCGTCGCCGCACCACCGGGCACTGGGCTGGTGGGTTCTGGCCAGCATGGTGCTCAACGCCGCGTGGATCTGCGCCGCCCAGGTGGGACTGCTCGGCCTGACGGTGCCGATCATCGCCGCGCTCGTGGCCGTGCTCGCCGTGTGCCTGGTGCGGCTGCGCAGGCTCCCGACGGCGCCGCGCCTCGACGCCGTCGTCCTCGGCGGGACGGTGGGCATCTACCTCGGGTGGGTGTGCGTCGCGACGGTCGCGAACGTCACGGCCGTCCTCAGCTTCTCCGACCTGGACCTCGGCTTCCTGCCGGAGGCGGTGTGGGTCGGCGTCGTGCTCGCCGTCGCGGCGCTCGTCTGCGGCGGGGTGGCGCTGCGCGCCGGACGGCGGACGGTGGGTGTGGGCGCCGCCCTCACGGCGACGTGGGGGCTGGCGTGGATCGCCGTCGGGCGCCTCACCGACGGGCCGGACAACCCGACGGCCGTCGTCGGCGCGCTCGCCGCGGCCGCGGTGGTGGCGGTCGCGGGCGTCGTGGCGCTCGTGCGCGGTGACACCGGTCCGACGGCGGCGCGCACCGCCTGA
- a CDS encoding IclR family transcriptional regulator: MTEASPVESIDRALLALTELAAAGADGLSLAVLADRVGVHKTTLHRALTALRFRGFVAQDPDGGAYRLGATALTLGDGYLAEQSLASALHPALVAISRELGELVHLGTLVGTHVVYLDKVEPERPLRVWSAVGRRMPAATTALGRALLAGRAPTRESLDSYLDPGADPDARGRTWDAVAAARTTGYAQEREENEPGIACVAVALLRGANAVAAVSVTVPAERLDGERLPAVVATVRRVLGELAPPASCSRRLTSRRPSARGRATR, translated from the coding sequence ATGACCGAGGCCTCCCCCGTCGAGAGCATCGACCGCGCGCTGCTGGCGCTCACGGAGCTCGCCGCCGCCGGAGCGGACGGGCTGTCGCTCGCCGTGCTCGCCGACCGCGTCGGCGTCCACAAGACCACGCTGCACCGCGCGCTGACGGCCCTGCGGTTTCGCGGCTTCGTCGCGCAGGATCCCGACGGCGGCGCCTACCGCCTCGGCGCCACCGCCCTCACGCTGGGCGACGGCTACCTCGCCGAGCAGAGCCTCGCCTCGGCGCTCCACCCCGCCCTCGTGGCGATCTCGCGCGAGCTCGGCGAGCTCGTCCACCTCGGGACCCTGGTGGGCACGCACGTCGTCTACCTCGACAAGGTCGAGCCCGAGCGCCCGCTGCGGGTGTGGTCCGCGGTCGGCCGCCGGATGCCCGCGGCGACGACGGCGCTCGGCCGGGCCCTCCTGGCCGGCCGCGCCCCGACGCGCGAGTCCCTCGACTCCTACCTCGACCCCGGCGCGGACCCGGACGCGCGGGGGCGGACGTGGGACGCCGTCGCCGCGGCCCGCACGACCGGCTACGCGCAGGAGCGCGAGGAGAACGAGCCCGGGATCGCGTGCGTCGCCGTCGCCCTCCTGCGCGGTGCGAACGCCGTCGCCGCCGTGTCCGTCACGGTCCCGGCCGAGCGTCTCGACGGCGAGCGGCTGCCCGCCGTCGTGGCGACCGTGCGCCGCGTGCTCGGCGAGCTGGCGCCCCCGGCCTCGTGCTCGCGACGACTGACTAGCCGCCGACCGTCCGCCCGCGGGCGCGCAACGCGCTAG